The segment GAAGCATGTCGCGATTTCCAATGTGCGAAAATTCGTGAGCTAAAACTCCCTCAAGCTCCGAACGGTCAAGACGTTCCAAAAGTCCGCGGGTTACGGCAACAACCGCGTGCTCGGGATTTCTGCCGGTCGCGAAAGCATTCGGGGCGGCTTCATCTATAAGATAAAGTCGCGGAGTCGGAAGTCCGGAGGAAATAGCGAGGTTTTCAACGATATGATAAAGCTCGCGATTGTCTTCGTGTTTTATTTCTTTCGCCCTGCTGATTTTCAAAACGATTTTATCCGAATACCAGTAGCTCAGAATATTCATAAAAACACTGAAAACTACGAACACGGCCAAAATTCCCGGGTTTCCGTAAACCCGCGAAAATACCCAACCGATTCCGATAACCACAACAAAAAACAAGGTCATCAGAAACCACGTCCGCCGAATATTTGAATCTTTTTGGTTATATAAAGTGGCCATTTCTAAAACTTCACGTTCACCGGCTGTTTTTCAGCTTCATCCGCGACTTCAAAAAATTCCATTTTCGCGAATCCGAAAAGTCCGGCAACAATTCTGGACGGGAAAGTTTCTATCTTAATGTTCAAATCGCGGACATTGCCGTTGTAGAACCTCCTCGCCGCCTGGATTTTATTTTCCGTATCGCTAAGCTCGCGCTGAAGTTCCAAAAAATTCTCGTTGGCTTTGAGCTCCGGATAATTTTCAGAAACAGCGAAAAGAGTTTTCAAAGTGTTTGATAAAGCGTTTTCTTTTTCCGCTTTTTGCGCCATCCCGTCTCCGGCTGACATCGCTTCGCTTCTAGCCTTTGTCACATTTTCAAAAACATTTCTCTCGTGCTGCATATAACCTTTCACGGTCTCAACAAGGTTTGGGATAAGGTCATATCGCCTTTTTGTCTGCACGTCTATATCGGAAAGAGCTTCCTTGGATCTAGTGCGCAAAATCACGAGTCGGTTAAAAACAACGATAAACCACAAAACTAAGACTGCTAAAACGGCTAAAATAACTATGGTAAAAGGGTTCATAAATAAGTCTAAATTAAAGTTGATAATGCCTACATTATAAAACAAAGCGACATCAAAACAAAACCGTCCCGGCTATTTGCCGGAACGGTTTATGTTTATGAATCCTTGTTTATCCAATTAATAATCCTCACCCATTGGACCGTGATTGTGCCCGCCGGCCGGCGGATTTTTTTCCGGAATATCCGCCACAACCGCTTCGGTCGTCAAAAGCATCGCCGCCGCTGACACTGAATTTTGCAAAGCCGAACGAGTCACCTTGAGCGGATCGATTATTCCCGCTTTAAGCATATCGGAAATAATATCGTCTTTTCTCGCGTCATATCCGATATTTGAATTCGGATGTTCTTCTATTTCTTTTTTAATCGCGCTCACAATAACGGAATGGTCTTCCCTGCCCGCGTTCATCGCTATTTGCCTAAGAGGCTCTTCAACCGCGCGCAAAATCAGATTCACTCCGGCTTCAAATTCCCGCTCAATATCCTTTGACGGTGATTTTATCTTGCCTTCGGAAACGTCTTTTGAAACGGAAATCGCCGCTTTAAGCAAAGCTACTCCCCCTCCGGGTACGATTCCTTCTTCAATAGCCGCTTTCGTCGCTTCTTTGGCATCCTCAATTTTATATTTTTTATACTTCATTTCCGTTTCCGTTGCCGCGCCGACTTTAATAATAGCCACGCCTCCGGAAAGTTTCGCCAGCCGCTCCTGTAATTTTTCTTTTTCAAAATCGGAATCGGTTTTTGAAATCTGATTTTTCACTTGAGCTATTCTTTCGTCTATGTCCTGTTTTTTTCCTTTTCCTCCGACAATGGTCGTATTGTCTTTCGTGGCAATTATTCTTCTCGCCCCGCCAAGCACGTCTAACTCAACACTGTCCAGCTTCATCCCCTTTTCTTCGGAAACGACCTTGCCGCCGCAGACAATCGCGATATCCTCAAGCATTTCTTTTTTTCTGTCCCCGTATCCGGGCGCTTTTATCGCGAGCGCGCTGAAAGTGCCCCGTATCTTATTCACGACAAGCGTGGCAAGAGCCTCACCTTCCACTTCTTCGGCAATGATTACAAGCTCCTTTTTGCCTGTCTGCGCCAATTTTTCAAGAAGCGGCAAAATCTCCGCTATGGTGGAAATTTTCTTGTCTGTTATAAGAACCTGAGTATTTTCATAAACCGCTTCCATTCTTTCGGCATTGTTTATCATATAAGCGGAAGAATAACCGCGGTCAAACTGAAGCCCTTTCACAAGCTCTTTTTCAACTCCGAAAGATTGCGATTCTTCAACCGTAATAACGCCGTTTTGTCCGACTTCTTCAAAGGTATCGGCAATTATTTCTCCTATTTCTTTTGATTCCGCCGAAATTGTCGCCACTTGGAGTATTTCGCTTTTGTTAAGCGCTCCGTTTTTATTTTTCAAAGGTTTCGCCATCTTCTCCAAAGCGGAAACAAGATGTTCGCAAGCCGCTTCTATGCCCGCTTTTATTCCTATCGGATTCGCGCCCATGGCAGAGTGTTTAAGCCCTTCTCTGATTATCGCCTGAGCCAATACGACGGCAGTCGTAGTGCCGTCTCCGGCGACATCGTTAGTTTTGCTGGAAACTTCTTTAACGATTTCCGCGCCCATATTTTCAACTTTGTCCGAAAGTTCGATTTCTTTGGCAATGGTAACGCCATCATTCGTGATGTCCGGAGAACCGAATCCTTTTCCCAAAACCACGTTTCTGCCGCGAGGACCAAGCGTAACTTTTACAGTATTCGCCAAGATATCAACGCCTCTTTTAAGCGCCTCTCTGGCCTTTTCACTAAAAATAATCTGTTTGGACATACCTTAAAAAAAATTAAAAATTGATAATTGAAAATTCAGCTGTTATTCCACTACAGCCAAAATGCTTCCCTCTCCTATAATATAGTACTCTTCGCCGTCTATTTTTACTTTTTCCGCGCTGTATTCGGAAAAAATCACGGTCTGCCCTTTTTTAACGGACATCGGCAATCTTTTTCCTTCTTCAGACATTTTTCCCGGGCCAACGCCCACAACAATTCCTCTGTTCATTTTTTCATGCCCGCCGGCGGTTTCAGGAATAACTATACCGGCCTTTGTCTTTTTAAATTTATCCTCCTCGGAAAGCGGTTCAACTAAGACCCTGTCCGAAAGAGGGTTTATGGATATTTTTTTAGCTGCCATACCTATATTTAGATTAATTTTAATTGGTTTATAAATTCGAGCCCATATTTCGCACCTATATTTTCGGAAAAATAAAAATCCTTGTCAACCCCGTTAAATCGTCCGGCTAGATGGGAATTTAACACAAAACAACCTATTTTGGAGAAATGATAATCCAGACAATCAATTTTAGCAAAAGCGAGAAGTAAAAGATATCCCTTGCATATTTTTATCCCTTGCGTTATACTCCGAGTTAACGTTTAATATCGTTTATGTTATTTAATTTTCTACCATACATCCAAATAGTGCTTTCTTGCCTTTTGGGAATAGCTATACTTCTTCAGCAAAGAGGCGCCGGAATTTCCGGTGTTTTCGGCGGGGGAGACGAAGGATATCATACAAGACGCGGAATGGAAAAAATTCTGTTTGTTTCCACTATTGTTTTGGCTTTTCTTTTTCTTTTATCAGCCTTTTTGGCTTTACTGAAATAACTAACAAAAATCTACGGCTGTTCAAAATGTCCTAAGGGAACGGCTGAAATTTCCTGTGAATTATTCTAAAATTTTATCATCGTTCAAATTTAAATTTCTTCTGTCAGAATTAAAGCTCCGGCTTGCCGCGAAAACGCTCTCCCTGCAGCTTAGAGCGCTGTTAATTCTTTTCATCTCGGTATTCACGATAAGCGGATTTTTTCTCCTCTACCAAGCCGATAAGGCTTTAAGCGTGACGGTTCCGTCCGAAGGCGGAATGCTTAGAGAAGGAATAATAGGCACTCCCCGTTTCATAAATCCGGTTTTGACTATTTCCGACACCGACAGAGATATGACTTCTTTGATCTATTCCGGCCTGATGAGACCGAGTGAAAGCGGGCTTATTCCCGATTTGGCTGAAAAATACGAGTTAAGCGAGGACGGGCTTGTTTATACTTTTACGCTGAAGCCGGACTTAAAATGGTCCGACGGCAAAAAACTGACAACGGAAGATATTCTTTTCACAATACAATTTATACAAAATCCGGACACAAAAAGTCCGAAACGGGCGAACTGGGAAGGAGTAGAAGCTGAAATCGTTGACGAGAGAACAGTCAACTTCCGCCTGCAAAAACCCTATTCTCCTTTTCTTGAAAACACCACGATAGGAATTCTTCCCAAGCACGTGTGGGAAAACGTCCTGCCGGAACAAATGTCATTAAGCGATTTCAATATAAACGCTGTCGGATCGGGCCCGTATAAAATAGAAAAGGTGACAAAAAGTTCTTCCGGCATAATAGCCTCTTATCTCCTTTCGGCAAACGATAATTTTTCACTGAAAAAACCTTTCATAAAAAAAATATCCGTAAAATTTTATCCATCGGAGAAAAAATTGATTGAAGCTTACGAAAAAAACGAAATAGACAGCGTGAGCGCGCTGTCCCCCCAAAACATGCTCGCGATGCAGAAGGCCGAATCCTTTCTCAAAGTTTATCAACTGCCCAGGGTGTTCGCCGTCTTTTTCAACCAAAACGACGCTCCGGTTTTCGCGGAAAAAGAAGTCAGAGAAGCGCTCACTCTTGCAACCGACAAAAAACTGATAGTCAGAGAAGTCCTTAAAGAATTCGGAAACACGCTGGACGGCCCTATACCGCCAGGAAGCCTGGGGTATTCTCCGGCAGGGGCGAACGAAGAACAAGACGCGCAAAAAAACAAAGAAGAGGCAAAAAAACTTTTGGAAAAAAACGGCTGGAAATACAACGAAGAAGAAAAAGTCTGGCAAAAGGAAAAAAAGAAAAAAGAAATCCTTAAGCTG is part of the Candidatus Paceibacterota bacterium genome and harbors:
- the groL gene encoding chaperonin GroEL (60 kDa chaperone family; promotes refolding of misfolded polypeptides especially under stressful conditions; forms two stacked rings of heptamers to form a barrel-shaped 14mer; ends can be capped by GroES; misfolded proteins enter the barrel where they are refolded when GroES binds) translates to MSKQIIFSEKAREALKRGVDILANTVKVTLGPRGRNVVLGKGFGSPDITNDGVTIAKEIELSDKVENMGAEIVKEVSSKTNDVAGDGTTTAVVLAQAIIREGLKHSAMGANPIGIKAGIEAACEHLVSALEKMAKPLKNKNGALNKSEILQVATISAESKEIGEIIADTFEEVGQNGVITVEESQSFGVEKELVKGLQFDRGYSSAYMINNAERMEAVYENTQVLITDKKISTIAEILPLLEKLAQTGKKELVIIAEEVEGEALATLVVNKIRGTFSALAIKAPGYGDRKKEMLEDIAIVCGGKVVSEEKGMKLDSVELDVLGGARRIIATKDNTTIVGGKGKKQDIDERIAQVKNQISKTDSDFEKEKLQERLAKLSGGVAIIKVGAATETEMKYKKYKIEDAKEATKAAIEEGIVPGGGVALLKAAISVSKDVSEGKIKSPSKDIEREFEAGVNLILRAVEEPLRQIAMNAGREDHSVIVSAIKKEIEEHPNSNIGYDARKDDIISDMLKAGIIDPLKVTRSALQNSVSAAAMLLTTEAVVADIPEKNPPAGGHNHGPMGEDY
- the secG gene encoding preprotein translocase subunit SecG produces the protein MLFNFLPYIQIVLSCLLGIAILLQQRGAGISGVFGGGDEGYHTRRGMEKILFVSTIVLAFLFLLSAFLALLK
- a CDS encoding M48 family metallopeptidase, producing the protein MATLYNQKDSNIRRTWFLMTLFFVVVIGIGWVFSRVYGNPGILAVFVVFSVFMNILSYWYSDKIVLKISRAKEIKHEDNRELYHIVENLAISSGLPTPRLYLIDEAAPNAFATGRNPEHAVVAVTRGLLERLDRSELEGVLAHEFSHIGNRDMLLSTVVVVLIGFVALLSDFFLRSNMFGISKSRDDNGKAGGVLILVGIIMAILAPIALNLMQLAISRKREFLADASGAFLTRYPEGLAKALEKIASDPTPLRVANKATNHLWVSSPVKNGFDKLTTRNLSAFFSTHPPIEERVKRLREMNV
- a CDS encoding co-chaperone GroES, coding for MAAKKISINPLSDRVLVEPLSEEDKFKKTKAGIVIPETAGGHEKMNRGIVVGVGPGKMSEEGKRLPMSVKKGQTVIFSEYSAEKVKIDGEEYYIIGEGSILAVVE
- a CDS encoding LemA family protein, whose protein sequence is MNPFTIVILAVLAVLVLWFIVVFNRLVILRTRSKEALSDIDVQTKRRYDLIPNLVETVKGYMQHERNVFENVTKARSEAMSAGDGMAQKAEKENALSNTLKTLFAVSENYPELKANENFLELQRELSDTENKIQAARRFYNGNVRDLNIKIETFPSRIVAGLFGFAKMEFFEVADEAEKQPVNVKF
- a CDS encoding ABC transporter substrate-binding protein, yielding MNYSKILSSFKFKFLLSELKLRLAAKTLSLQLRALLILFISVFTISGFFLLYQADKALSVTVPSEGGMLREGIIGTPRFINPVLTISDTDRDMTSLIYSGLMRPSESGLIPDLAEKYELSEDGLVYTFTLKPDLKWSDGKKLTTEDILFTIQFIQNPDTKSPKRANWEGVEAEIVDERTVNFRLQKPYSPFLENTTIGILPKHVWENVLPEQMSLSDFNINAVGSGPYKIEKVTKSSSGIIASYLLSANDNFSLKKPFIKKISVKFYPSEKKLIEAYEKNEIDSVSALSPQNMLAMQKAESFLKVYQLPRVFAVFFNQNDAPVFAEKEVREALTLATDKKLIVREVLKEFGNTLDGPIPPGSLGYSPAGANEEQDAQKNKEEAKKLLEKNGWKYNEEEKVWQKEKKKKEILKLEFSISTSDVPDLVQTAQILKNEWESMGAKVNVKIFEIGDLEQNVIRPRKYDTLLFGEILNRDPDLFAFWHSSQRNDPGLNIALYANITADKLLEEARTISDAEKREEKNIKFQKEINKDKPAIFLYSPNFLYLVPSSLGGINSKSITISSERFSGINNWYLETKKVWKILEK